A portion of the Solirubrobacterales bacterium genome contains these proteins:
- a CDS encoding succinate dehydrogenase/fumarate reductase iron-sulfur subunit, translated as MPEYTLKVRRYQPETGEGPYWQEFKVDLDPDLSVLDGLLQVRDRTDGTLVVRCSCRAAICGSCGMKVNGQSTLGCKTRLSDAHERANRRNGPGSDRAAPGREAAEAARPILVEPMANMPVIKDLVTDMESTHWAKIRRVTPWLLPEGEPPEREYVVPPGSMIDITQAMACIQCGACVSSCLSLEADPGFIGPAALAKAYRFVGDPRDSQTRERLYDLAQDPQGIYDCTHCFSCVDACPKDVAPMDQIMRLRRRATHDHEINDVNNGRRHETAFTKIIQKKGTLDESLLLQESYAQGVKGKLIPHASAIKGLVGSIPTAIRGLRTGKMRSLPKLIPGVHEKLPDGAQDHVKRLYAHAEEHRTELNLYVTGEEELEPEPDESPTPEAAIEPEPDEVEDR; from the coding sequence ATGCCTGAGTACACGCTGAAAGTTCGGAGATACCAGCCGGAGACGGGCGAGGGGCCGTACTGGCAGGAGTTCAAGGTTGACCTCGACCCCGACCTCTCGGTGCTCGACGGGCTGCTCCAGGTCCGCGACCGCACCGACGGAACGCTGGTCGTCCGCTGCTCGTGCCGGGCGGCGATCTGCGGCTCGTGCGGGATGAAGGTGAACGGGCAGTCGACGCTCGGCTGCAAGACCCGGCTCAGCGACGCCCACGAGCGCGCGAATCGCCGCAACGGTCCTGGCAGCGACCGTGCCGCCCCCGGACGCGAAGCGGCGGAGGCGGCGCGCCCGATCCTGGTGGAGCCCATGGCGAACATGCCGGTGATCAAGGACCTGGTCACGGACATGGAGTCCACGCACTGGGCGAAGATCCGCCGCGTCACCCCGTGGCTCCTGCCCGAGGGCGAGCCGCCCGAGCGCGAATACGTGGTCCCGCCTGGGTCGATGATCGACATCACCCAGGCGATGGCCTGCATCCAGTGTGGCGCCTGCGTCTCGTCCTGTCTCTCGCTGGAGGCCGATCCGGGGTTCATCGGTCCCGCGGCACTGGCCAAGGCGTATCGCTTCGTCGGCGACCCGCGCGATTCGCAGACCAGGGAGCGGCTATACGACCTGGCGCAGGACCCGCAAGGCATCTACGACTGCACCCACTGTTTCTCGTGCGTGGACGCCTGCCCAAAGGACGTCGCCCCGATGGACCAGATCATGCGGCTGCGGCGACGCGCCACCCACGACCACGAGATCAACGACGTCAACAACGGCCGCCGTCACGAGACGGCCTTCACGAAGATCATCCAGAAGAAGGGAACGCTGGACGAGTCCCTGCTGCTCCAGGAGTCCTACGCGCAGGGAGTGAAGGGCAAGCTGATTCCTCACGCGAGCGCCATCAAGGGCCTAGTCGGCTCGATCCCGACGGCGATCCGGGGGCTGCGGACCGGCAAGATGCGCTCGCTGCCGAAGCTGATCCCCGGCGTCCACGAAAAGCTCCCGGACGGCGCGCAGGACCACGTCAAGCGCCTCTACGCCCACGCCGAGGAGCACCGGACCGAGCTCAACCTCTACGTCACGGGCGAGGAGGAGCTGGAGCCCGAGCCCGACGAGTCGCCGACGCCCGAGGCGGCGATCGAGCCCGAGCCCGACGAGGTGGAAGACCGGTGA
- a CDS encoding CoB--CoM heterodisulfide reductase iron-sulfur subunit B family protein, with translation MTDLQLAYWPGCVSRGFTPELHGSMALVADRLGIELVTLDRANCCGAGVIAEHNQELADTLNARTFALAQSTGLSMMNICSTCQGAQSECQQRLDADSAYRAHINEALADEGLEYAKDKAGFENKNFLWVLVEDYGLDELKTKVTRPLAGLRVGPFYGCYVIRPRSRIGYEEHPERDLYLEQVIEALGGEAVEYDGARKCCGFPVITMNRDTSLRQAGTHVGDALDAGADCLVTPCPLCHLNLDMQQPEAAKVTGRELGLAILHLPQLVGLALGYEPKELGMRKHIASTEWVEGRLTEAVPA, from the coding sequence GTGACCGACCTCCAGCTCGCCTACTGGCCCGGCTGCGTGTCCCGCGGCTTCACGCCCGAGCTGCACGGCTCCATGGCGCTGGTCGCCGACCGGCTCGGGATCGAGCTGGTGACCCTGGACCGCGCCAACTGCTGCGGGGCCGGAGTGATCGCCGAGCACAACCAGGAGCTCGCCGACACCCTCAACGCGCGGACCTTCGCCCTCGCGCAGAGCACGGGCCTCTCGATGATGAACATCTGCTCCACCTGCCAGGGCGCCCAGTCCGAGTGCCAGCAACGCCTCGACGCCGACTCCGCCTACCGCGCCCACATCAACGAGGCGCTCGCCGATGAGGGGCTCGAGTACGCGAAGGACAAGGCGGGGTTCGAGAACAAGAACTTCCTCTGGGTGCTGGTCGAGGACTACGGGCTGGATGAGCTGAAGACCAAGGTGACCCGGCCGCTCGCCGGCCTGCGGGTGGGGCCGTTCTACGGCTGCTACGTGATCCGCCCCAGGAGCCGAATCGGCTACGAAGAGCACCCGGAGCGCGACCTCTATCTCGAGCAGGTGATCGAGGCGCTCGGCGGCGAGGCGGTCGAGTACGACGGGGCCCGGAAGTGCTGCGGCTTCCCCGTCATCACCATGAACCGCGACACCTCCCTGCGCCAGGCGGGCACCCACGTCGGCGATGCCCTGGACGCCGGGGCGGACTGCCTGGTGACTCCCTGCCCGCTCTGCCACCTGAACCTGGACATGCAGCAGCCGGAGGCGGCGAAGGTCACCGGGCGTGAGCTCGGGCTCGCAATCCTGCATCTGCCCCAACTGGTCGGGCTCGCGCTCGGGTATGAGCCGAAGGAACTCGGGATGCGCAAGCACATCGCCTCCACCGAGTGGGTGGAGGGTCGCCTCACCGAAGCCGTCCCCGCCTGA
- a CDS encoding FAD-binding protein, whose translation MPKHDVLVIGAGLAGQRAALAAAEEGVSVGIVSKVHPVRSHSNAAQGGINAALQEGDSWESHAFDTVKGSDYLGDQDAIEIMCREAPEEILHLEHLGVTFHRNEEGRLGTRAFGGASQARTYYVADITGQAIMHVLYEQLMKHAELISRYEEYFTTDLVLDDDGNCVGAVLRNVADGSMELFEAENVILATGGNGQVWHPTTNALICTGDGIAMAYRAGAPLMDMEMIQYHPTTLAKKGFLITEGARGEGAHLLNAKGERFMETYAPNKMELASRDVVSRAEQTEINEGRGFPDGTVALDITVVPRKRIHEALREIVLVGRDFAGVDITQEPIHIKPGNHYTMGGVKTDTDGATSIPGLYAAGEVACVSVHGGNRLGANSLLDTLIFGRRAGQHAAARAKQLELGRPSQAALADAERQVSELIAHEPGNGRRVSEVRNELGETMDAQVAVFRSGDGIQQALETVKRLQEEAASVYIDDRGTVFNQDVLGAIELGFMLDCAECTCLAALHRTESRGAQYRTDFPERNDEEWLKHIDVTRDTDEPEISYSPVTITQWQPAERTY comes from the coding sequence GTGCCCAAGCACGATGTACTGGTGATCGGAGCGGGCCTCGCCGGGCAGCGGGCGGCGCTCGCAGCGGCCGAGGAGGGCGTCTCCGTCGGCATCGTCTCCAAGGTCCACCCCGTGCGCTCGCATTCGAACGCGGCCCAGGGCGGGATCAACGCCGCGCTCCAGGAGGGCGACAGCTGGGAGTCCCACGCCTTCGACACGGTCAAGGGGTCCGACTACCTCGGCGACCAGGATGCGATCGAGATCATGTGCCGCGAGGCGCCGGAGGAGATCCTCCACCTCGAGCACCTGGGAGTCACCTTCCATCGCAACGAGGAGGGCAGGCTCGGCACTCGCGCCTTCGGCGGCGCCTCGCAGGCGCGCACCTACTACGTGGCCGACATCACAGGCCAGGCGATCATGCACGTGCTCTACGAGCAGCTGATGAAGCACGCGGAGCTGATCTCCCGCTACGAGGAGTACTTCACCACCGACCTCGTGCTCGACGACGACGGCAACTGCGTGGGCGCGGTGCTCCGGAACGTGGCCGACGGATCGATGGAGCTCTTCGAGGCGGAGAACGTGATCCTGGCCACCGGCGGGAACGGGCAGGTCTGGCATCCGACCACGAACGCCCTGATCTGCACGGGCGACGGGATCGCGATGGCGTACCGGGCCGGCGCGCCGCTGATGGACATGGAGATGATCCAGTACCACCCGACGACGCTGGCGAAGAAGGGCTTTCTGATCACGGAGGGGGCCCGCGGCGAGGGCGCTCACCTGCTCAACGCGAAGGGCGAGCGCTTCATGGAGACCTACGCCCCGAACAAGATGGAGCTCGCCTCCCGTGACGTCGTCTCGCGAGCCGAGCAGACGGAGATCAACGAGGGGCGCGGCTTCCCCGACGGCACGGTGGCGCTCGACATCACGGTCGTCCCCCGCAAGCGCATCCACGAGGCGCTGCGGGAGATCGTGCTGGTGGGGCGAGACTTCGCCGGGGTCGACATCACCCAGGAGCCGATCCACATCAAGCCGGGCAACCACTACACGATGGGCGGCGTGAAGACCGACACGGACGGGGCCACGTCGATCCCCGGCCTCTACGCGGCGGGCGAGGTCGCCTGCGTCTCGGTGCACGGCGGCAACCGGCTGGGCGCCAACTCCCTCCTCGACACGCTGATCTTCGGCCGCCGCGCCGGCCAGCACGCCGCGGCCCGCGCCAAGCAGCTCGAGCTCGGCCGTCCGTCCCAGGCGGCGCTCGCCGATGCGGAGCGCCAGGTCTCGGAGCTCATCGCCCACGAGCCGGGCAACGGCCGCCGCGTCTCGGAGGTCCGCAACGAGTTGGGCGAGACCATGGACGCCCAAGTCGCCGTATTTCGCAGCGGGGACGGCATCCAGCAGGCACTGGAGACCGTGAAGCGCCTCCAGGAGGAGGCCGCAAGCGTGTACATCGACGACCGCGGCACCGTCTTCAACCAGGATGTGCTCGGCGCGATCGAGCTCGGCTTCATGCTGGACTGTGCGGAATGCACCTGTCTGGCGGCCCTCCACCGAACCGAGAGCCGCGGGGCGCAGTACCGGACCGACTTTCCCGAGCGCAACGACGAAGAGTGGCTGAAGCACATCGACGTCACCCGTGACACGGATGAGCCGGAGATCAGCTACTCGCCGGTCACGATCACGCAGTGGCAGCCTGCCGAGAGGACGTACTAG